A window from Bdellovibrionales bacterium encodes these proteins:
- a CDS encoding aminotransferase class V-fold PLP-dependent enzyme, producing MEAVSFKEQPWRLQTSDFFTGCDELRGLVASLLKTSADNIALIPAVSYGVETAVLNLPVPAGKTVLMPEGEFPSNVYPWKTRTFVTRPPNHDWTSAFLAAIDENTAVVSVPQTDWSDGSHFDLVAISKKAKSVGAALVVDISQSFGVSPIDVKAFDPDFLFSVGYKWQLGPYGVSYMYVADRHLNGQPLENNWVNRRCSEDFTKLTEYTDEYHIGARRFDSGQHSNFALNPMAIEAMKVLNAVTPEKIFAHITSLNETLVNGLATLGFEVVPQNRRTGHMIGARAPGGVCVKDLCGRLREKNIFVSVRCNSLRISPHIYNTEQDIMKFLVELKRLMDESASTRSRELEA from the coding sequence ATGGAAGCCGTTTCTTTTAAGGAACAGCCGTGGCGCTTACAAACTTCTGATTTTTTCACGGGTTGTGATGAGCTTCGTGGCCTTGTCGCGAGTCTCTTAAAAACTTCTGCCGACAATATCGCTTTGATTCCCGCTGTGAGCTATGGCGTGGAAACCGCAGTTCTGAATTTACCGGTGCCTGCCGGTAAAACGGTTTTGATGCCGGAAGGGGAGTTTCCTTCCAACGTGTATCCATGGAAGACGCGCACTTTTGTAACTCGTCCTCCGAATCACGATTGGACTTCGGCGTTCTTGGCGGCGATTGATGAAAACACCGCGGTGGTTTCTGTTCCGCAAACGGACTGGTCTGACGGCAGCCACTTTGATTTGGTTGCGATCAGTAAGAAAGCCAAATCTGTCGGCGCTGCACTTGTTGTCGATATCAGTCAGTCCTTTGGCGTTTCACCGATTGATGTAAAAGCTTTTGATCCTGATTTCCTCTTTAGCGTTGGTTATAAGTGGCAACTCGGTCCTTACGGTGTGTCTTACATGTACGTCGCTGACAGACACTTAAACGGCCAGCCTTTAGAAAACAACTGGGTGAATCGCCGTTGCAGCGAAGACTTTACGAAGCTTACAGAGTATACAGACGAGTACCATATAGGCGCGCGCCGTTTTGATAGCGGTCAGCATAGTAATTTTGCTCTAAATCCCATGGCGATTGAGGCTATGAAGGTTCTCAATGCCGTCACACCTGAAAAAATCTTTGCTCATATCACGTCTTTGAATGAAACTTTGGTAAACGGTTTGGCAACTTTAGGATTTGAAGTAGTGCCTCAGAACCGTCGCACAGGCCACATGATCGGCGCGCGAGCCCCGGGTGGAGTGTGTGTGAAGGATTTGTGTGGAAGACTTCGCGAAAAGAATATTTTCGTCAGTGTCCGTTGTAACAGTCTTCGCATAAGTCCTCATATTTACAATACCGAACAGGACATTATGAAATTCCTGGTCGAACTAAAAAGGCTTATGGATGAATCAGCAAGTACCCGATCAAGAGAGCTTGAGGCTTAA
- a CDS encoding isopenicillin N synthase family oxygenase translates to MSFQENTVATGSSTLRKVPTLSLSHYTKGTPEQKAHFVEQLYKGLVDYGFIILKDHGVEPALLHKAYSILEKFYQLPVETKRSYISKAGGGQRGYTPFGQEHAKDAKVMDLKEFWHVGREVADGHPLKEKYYPDNIWPTEVPEFKPVFSKLYADLEEAGQAMLEALTGPLEVPKDFFRGMTHEGNSILRLLHYPPIPADADPRCLRAAPHEDINFITILPAATASGLQLKDRDGSWLDIVSEPDTLIVDAGDMLARLTNDVIPSTTHQVVNSPEAKNKPRYSMPFFMHPNPNAMLSCLPSCRGAGAKYPDITGGDFLMQRLREIGLIK, encoded by the coding sequence ATGAGCTTTCAGGAAAACACCGTAGCAACCGGTTCATCGACTCTGCGTAAGGTTCCAACACTGAGCCTTTCTCATTACACAAAGGGCACTCCAGAACAAAAAGCCCACTTTGTTGAGCAGCTTTACAAAGGCCTTGTTGATTACGGCTTTATCATCCTGAAAGATCACGGCGTTGAGCCCGCTCTTCTTCACAAAGCTTACAGCATTCTCGAAAAATTCTATCAACTTCCAGTTGAAACAAAACGCTCTTACATTTCTAAAGCGGGTGGTGGTCAACGTGGTTACACTCCATTCGGTCAAGAGCATGCAAAAGACGCAAAAGTCATGGACTTGAAAGAGTTCTGGCACGTCGGCCGTGAAGTGGCTGACGGTCATCCACTCAAAGAAAAATACTATCCAGACAATATCTGGCCGACAGAAGTTCCAGAATTCAAACCTGTGTTTTCAAAACTCTATGCAGATCTCGAAGAAGCGGGCCAAGCAATGCTTGAAGCTTTGACGGGTCCTTTGGAAGTTCCAAAAGACTTCTTCCGTGGCATGACTCACGAAGGGAACTCGATCCTTCGTTTGTTGCACTATCCACCGATTCCTGCGGATGCAGATCCACGTTGCTTGCGTGCAGCTCCGCACGAAGACATTAACTTCATCACGATCTTGCCTGCGGCAACCGCGTCTGGCTTGCAATTGAAAGATCGCGACGGTTCTTGGCTCGACATCGTTTCTGAGCCGGATACTTTGATCGTGGATGCGGGCGATATGCTGGCTCGTTTGACGAATGACGTGATTCCGTCAACGACTCACCAGGTTGTGAATAGCCCAGAGGCTAAAAACAAGCCTCGTTATTCTATGCCTTTCTTTATGCATCCAAATCCAAATGCGATGCTGAGCTGTTTGCCATCTTGCCGCGGCGCAGGCGCTAAGTACCCAGATATCACTGGGGGCGATTTCCTCATGCAAAGATTGCGCGAGATCGGTCTTATCAAGTAG
- the tsaA gene encoding tRNA (N6-threonylcarbamoyladenosine(37)-N6)-methyltransferase TrmO, producing the protein MNYEPISDLKPIGYLESSYRDKFGTPRQPGLSPHAWSRLKIRADLQPVQALEGLENFSHVWLIFMFHQNKTARYHAKVHPPRLGGESLGVFATRSPHRPNPIGLSLVELVKIEGDSLILAGADLVDGTPILDIKPYIPEVEAKPEARTGWLDKAEKKQITVEFLPEAEAFIEQWQKAHPDKKLREIIVDTLKLDPRPVLYRGYENEESPYRSDHAFRLLDGDVHFRFISAETVVVFNILSMNN; encoded by the coding sequence ATGAACTACGAGCCAATAAGTGATCTAAAACCAATCGGTTATCTCGAGTCCTCCTATCGAGATAAATTTGGAACGCCGCGACAGCCAGGATTGTCGCCGCACGCTTGGTCACGCCTGAAAATCCGCGCAGATCTGCAGCCGGTTCAAGCTCTTGAGGGGCTCGAAAACTTCAGTCACGTTTGGCTCATTTTCATGTTCCACCAAAACAAAACCGCTCGTTATCACGCCAAAGTTCATCCGCCACGTCTCGGCGGTGAAAGTTTAGGAGTCTTCGCGACTCGCAGTCCACACAGACCAAACCCGATCGGTTTGTCGCTTGTGGAATTGGTGAAAATTGAAGGCGATTCTTTGATCCTTGCGGGGGCGGACCTGGTTGATGGAACCCCGATCCTCGATATCAAACCTTATATCCCTGAGGTCGAAGCCAAGCCCGAAGCCCGCACCGGATGGCTCGATAAGGCTGAGAAAAAGCAAATCACCGTGGAATTTTTACCCGAAGCCGAGGCCTTTATTGAGCAGTGGCAGAAGGCTCACCCGGATAAAAAACTGCGGGAAATCATCGTTGATACCCTCAAATTAGACCCGCGCCCTGTGCTTTATCGGGGTTACGAAAACGAAGAGTCGCCATATCGAAGCGATCATGCTTTTAGACTGCTTGATGGGGATGTCCATTTCCGCTTTATCTCTGCGGAAACAGTGGTCGTTTTTAACATTCTTTCAATGAATAATTAG
- a CDS encoding S8 family serine peptidase, which yields MQKFLFTAILAFSFGAQAQVFKNISILQNSLGFQKYYNATTAKPVKVAIFDKGFEGYQAEIGKSLPANTKYIAGPVAAPDDQKTEHGFRMAQIFTALATNNMQKPGVISEFYLYNVFGYSNFKAAVDDAIKRGIDVISYSEVWEYGGNNDGQGFINAEVTRATDAGIIWVNAAGNFALTTYNSAIETGAEDWVKLPDTNNALALRCEQNSSGKCLIKAVLSWNDFKNDTNPGTDKDLDLAITDDMLNIIQTSGLKQSADPNENRPGYSKYAREILTAELKPGTYYFRVKDRSKNFGKNDRLRLTVDGENITMPHHVVDESILNPGDNPSAITVGAFDANRSAISLKLNKPDIVAPSSMILQDGSEFRGSSNSTAVVAAGVALIRSMNPGADRTKVLAKMSKAFNWDQGGLSLNYLRFTSTTNGCFNSREWMEAPDYIKQALTTGGLLVQTNIQYRIMVPFDPFLLAPNLQRQMQDDMLVALPQGGFQVIRRVGPVPQGAIELFQRPAEMGLCEVPLKRAGRVFLL from the coding sequence ATGCAGAAGTTTCTTTTCACCGCGATCCTAGCTTTCTCTTTTGGTGCTCAAGCTCAGGTTTTCAAAAACATCTCTATTCTGCAAAACTCTTTGGGTTTTCAAAAATACTACAACGCGACTACTGCAAAACCTGTGAAGGTTGCGATCTTTGATAAAGGCTTCGAAGGTTACCAAGCTGAGATTGGTAAATCGCTTCCGGCAAATACAAAATACATCGCGGGTCCTGTCGCAGCTCCGGATGATCAAAAAACTGAACATGGTTTCCGCATGGCTCAGATCTTTACGGCGCTTGCGACAAACAACATGCAAAAGCCGGGCGTGATTTCTGAATTCTATCTTTACAACGTTTTCGGTTACTCTAATTTCAAAGCCGCTGTCGACGATGCGATTAAACGCGGCATCGATGTGATCTCTTACTCTGAAGTTTGGGAGTACGGTGGCAACAACGACGGTCAGGGTTTCATCAACGCTGAAGTGACTCGTGCAACTGATGCCGGCATCATCTGGGTGAATGCGGCTGGGAACTTTGCTTTAACGACTTACAACTCTGCGATTGAAACTGGCGCTGAAGACTGGGTGAAACTTCCAGACACGAATAATGCTTTGGCACTTCGTTGTGAACAAAACTCTTCTGGCAAATGTTTGATTAAAGCCGTTCTTTCTTGGAATGACTTTAAGAACGATACAAATCCAGGAACTGACAAAGACTTGGATCTTGCGATCACAGATGACATGCTCAACATCATTCAAACGAGCGGGCTTAAGCAAAGTGCAGATCCAAACGAAAACCGTCCTGGTTATTCTAAGTACGCACGTGAAATTCTGACGGCAGAATTAAAACCAGGCACTTACTATTTCCGCGTAAAAGACCGTAGCAAAAACTTCGGCAAGAACGATCGCCTTCGTCTGACTGTGGATGGCGAAAACATCACGATGCCTCACCACGTGGTGGATGAGTCGATTTTAAATCCTGGCGACAATCCTTCTGCAATCACAGTCGGTGCGTTTGATGCCAATCGCAGTGCTATTTCTTTAAAATTGAACAAGCCAGACATCGTGGCTCCGTCTTCGATGATCTTGCAAGATGGCAGCGAATTCCGCGGTAGCTCGAACTCAACAGCGGTTGTGGCAGCAGGCGTTGCTTTGATTCGCTCAATGAATCCAGGTGCAGACCGTACGAAGGTTTTGGCAAAAATGTCGAAGGCTTTTAACTGGGATCAAGGCGGCTTGAGTTTAAACTATCTGCGTTTCACTTCAACGACGAACGGTTGTTTCAACTCACGTGAGTGGATGGAGGCTCCGGATTATATCAAGCAAGCACTCACAACGGGCGGCTTGTTGGTTCAAACCAACATCCAATATCGCATCATGGTTCCGTTCGATCCATTCTTACTCGCACCAAATCTGCAACGTCAAATGCAAGACGATATGTTGGTAGCCCTTCCACAAGGCGGCTTCCAAGTCATCCGTCGCGTGGGCCCGGTTCCGCAAGGTGCGATTGAATTATTCCAGCGTCCCGCAGAAATGGGACTTTGCGAAGTTCCATTGAAGCGCGCTGGCCGAGTTTTCTTGTTGTAA
- a CDS encoding efflux RND transporter permease subunit: MKLSDLSIRNPVFAWMLMFGLIGFGLISFSRMGLSQLPDVDFPTVTVSLSLAGAAPEVMETQVVDVVESALMTVEGVQRITSTSKSGSATVTVEFDLDRNIDIALQDVQAKVAAAQRKLPDELDPPTISKTNPEDQPILWLALTYDKGDSEFLMKYAKDYLQDRLTTVDGVGELTLGGYTDPVMRVRVRPKDLLRYNISVNDVMDAIKNEHSELPGGFLENDKKYFNVRTMGEAKTVDEFKSIVISSRGGQTVQDPTNMVRLSQVADVSMGLDDVRRFSRFNGTPALGLGIKKQRGTNAVAVARGVKARMQELATQLPEGMKLSVNYDSSVFIENSVHELVKHLGLAVILTSIVCWMFLGSWSATFNVLLSIPTSLLGAFIGLYFLGYTLNTFTLLGLTLAIGIVVDDAIMVLENIFRYNEQGRGKIESAIIGAREITFAAMAATAAVVAIFLPVAFMKGIIGKFFMQFGVTISIAVVLSLLESLTITPMRCASFVHVGHRTTRLGRAFELMMDKTVHWYAGALKFCLRHPKKVLIASLVFVAASFTVLRNLNKEMSPAQDMSMFMARLMLPVGTSLAYTNQQAETAEKWFRARQEVQKVYAVIGGFGAGGSSDSNQIMMMVSLKPKGQRGIDAEAGHELSQAEFMQIARKAIAKIPDVRPVLMDMSMRGFSSGRGFPVEFTVLGSDWDQLAKSADEIMEEMTKSGLMVDVDSDYLLGMPEIQIVPDRIGAAHRGIRVAAIGNSVNALIGGVKVGEYPEGGHRYDIKVKLDSQLPPQQELRSLMISNARGNLIPITQVTTEKTEKSLQSISRSNRQRAITVSANLKTGVSQQAAMTKVEEIAKRVLKPGYMIAQGGNAKSFQESFQSLIFALVLGLFVAYMVLASQFNSFIDPVTILMALPFSFSGAFFGLWAMGQSINMYSMIGLLLLMGIVKKNSILLIEFTNTVRDRGTEKAFDALAEACPVRLRPIIMTSAATIAAAIPSALATGEGSETMKPMAICLIGGVLVSTVLTLFVVPCFYLIMDKFRKRDEVRAKTKEAFIAVGDENLA; the protein is encoded by the coding sequence ATGAAGCTCTCGGATTTATCGATTCGTAATCCTGTTTTTGCCTGGATGCTCATGTTTGGTTTGATCGGCTTCGGTCTGATTTCTTTCAGCCGCATGGGTCTTAGCCAATTGCCAGACGTCGACTTTCCAACCGTGACAGTATCTCTGTCGTTAGCGGGTGCCGCACCTGAGGTCATGGAAACTCAAGTTGTCGACGTCGTCGAAAGTGCCTTGATGACGGTGGAAGGTGTCCAAAGAATTACTTCAACCAGCAAATCCGGTTCTGCAACAGTAACGGTTGAATTCGACCTAGATCGCAATATCGATATCGCGCTTCAAGACGTTCAAGCCAAAGTGGCTGCTGCACAAAGAAAATTGCCGGATGAACTCGATCCTCCGACAATTTCTAAGACCAATCCTGAAGATCAGCCGATTCTGTGGCTCGCTTTGACTTACGATAAAGGCGATTCTGAATTCCTGATGAAGTACGCAAAAGACTACCTGCAAGATCGTCTGACGACTGTCGACGGCGTGGGGGAGCTGACTCTCGGTGGTTACACAGATCCGGTGATGCGTGTTCGTGTTCGTCCTAAAGATCTGCTTCGTTACAATATTTCTGTGAATGACGTCATGGACGCGATTAAAAACGAGCACTCAGAGCTTCCAGGTGGCTTTCTTGAAAACGATAAAAAATATTTCAACGTGCGTACGATGGGTGAAGCCAAAACTGTGGATGAATTTAAATCCATCGTGATCAGCAGTCGTGGTGGACAAACGGTGCAGGATCCGACCAATATGGTTCGTCTGTCACAAGTGGCCGATGTCAGCATGGGGTTAGATGATGTGCGCAGATTCTCTCGCTTTAATGGCACACCGGCCCTCGGATTGGGTATTAAAAAACAACGTGGCACGAATGCGGTGGCCGTCGCTCGTGGCGTGAAAGCCCGCATGCAGGAACTCGCAACGCAGTTGCCTGAAGGGATGAAGCTATCAGTCAACTATGACTCCTCGGTGTTTATCGAAAATTCGGTGCATGAACTTGTGAAGCACTTGGGTCTTGCGGTGATTTTGACATCCATTGTGTGTTGGATGTTCTTGGGGAGCTGGTCGGCGACTTTCAACGTTCTCTTATCTATTCCAACGTCGTTGCTCGGGGCGTTCATCGGTCTCTACTTCTTGGGTTATACGCTGAATACATTTACTCTGCTTGGTTTGACTCTCGCGATTGGTATCGTCGTCGATGATGCCATCATGGTTCTTGAAAATATCTTCCGTTACAATGAACAAGGGCGAGGGAAAATCGAATCGGCGATTATCGGCGCCCGCGAAATCACCTTTGCCGCGATGGCAGCAACGGCCGCGGTTGTGGCGATCTTCTTGCCGGTGGCGTTCATGAAGGGGATCATCGGTAAGTTCTTCATGCAATTCGGTGTGACGATTTCCATCGCGGTGGTGTTGTCATTGCTTGAGTCTTTGACGATCACTCCTATGCGTTGTGCAAGCTTTGTTCACGTGGGTCATAGAACAACTCGTTTGGGCCGTGCTTTCGAATTAATGATGGATAAAACGGTTCATTGGTACGCCGGTGCTTTGAAGTTCTGCTTGCGCCATCCAAAGAAAGTTCTCATCGCTTCGTTGGTGTTTGTTGCGGCTTCATTCACAGTTCTCCGTAACTTGAATAAAGAGATGTCACCAGCGCAGGACATGAGCATGTTCATGGCGCGCTTGATGCTGCCGGTGGGAACTTCGTTGGCATACACGAATCAACAAGCTGAAACCGCGGAGAAATGGTTTAGGGCTCGTCAAGAAGTGCAGAAGGTCTATGCGGTGATCGGTGGTTTCGGGGCCGGTGGCTCTTCGGACTCCAATCAAATTATGATGATGGTATCGTTGAAGCCAAAAGGTCAGCGCGGAATCGATGCGGAAGCAGGCCACGAACTTTCGCAAGCCGAATTCATGCAGATTGCCCGTAAGGCGATTGCTAAAATTCCTGATGTGCGTCCGGTCTTGATGGATATGTCGATGCGCGGATTCTCTTCAGGCCGTGGCTTCCCGGTGGAATTCACAGTTCTTGGTTCTGATTGGGACCAGCTGGCAAAATCAGCGGACGAGATCATGGAAGAAATGACGAAGTCAGGTTTGATGGTCGACGTTGACTCGGATTACCTGCTTGGTATGCCTGAAATTCAAATCGTTCCTGACCGTATCGGAGCAGCTCATCGCGGAATCCGTGTGGCAGCGATCGGTAACTCTGTGAATGCGCTCATCGGTGGTGTCAAAGTCGGGGAGTATCCAGAGGGTGGTCACCGTTATGATATCAAAGTGAAATTAGACTCGCAGTTACCGCCGCAACAAGAGTTGCGATCATTGATGATCAGTAATGCGCGCGGAAATTTGATCCCGATCACGCAAGTGACGACTGAAAAAACCGAGAAGAGCTTGCAGTCGATCTCTCGTTCAAATCGTCAGCGTGCGATCACGGTCAGCGCCAACTTAAAAACCGGTGTTTCACAGCAAGCGGCGATGACCAAGGTGGAAGAGATCGCCAAGCGTGTTTTGAAACCTGGTTACATGATCGCCCAAGGGGGTAACGCGAAGTCGTTCCAAGAATCTTTCCAAAGTTTGATCTTTGCATTGGTTTTGGGCCTCTTCGTCGCGTACATGGTTCTGGCGAGTCAGTTCAACTCATTCATCGATCCGGTGACGATCTTGATGGCCTTACCGTTTAGCTTTAGTGGAGCTTTCTTCGGTTTGTGGGCGATGGGGCAGTCAATCAATATGTATTCGATGATCGGTTTATTGCTCTTGATGGGTATCGTGAAAAAGAACTCGATTCTGCTTATTGAATTCACGAATACGGTTCGTGACCGAGGAACTGAAAAAGCCTTCGATGCTTTGGCGGAAGCCTGCCCGGTTCGTCTCCGTCCGATCATTATGACATCGGCCGCGACGATTGCTGCCGCAATCCCATCGGCTCTCGCCACAGGCGAAGGTTCTGAAACCATGAAACCAATGGCGATCTGCTTGATCGGCGGTGTCTTGGTATCGACAGTTCTGACATTGTTCGTAGTTCCATGCTTCTACTTGATCATGGATAAATTCAGAAAACGCGACGAAGTCCGCGCAAAAACCAAAGAAGCCTTCATCGCCGTCGGCGACGAAAACCTCGCCTAA
- a CDS encoding Crp/Fnr family transcriptional regulator, translating to MQTQTVLNAGSVGVIGNTESSTVISTASELPYEIIQLKEGDILYKEGDTSKGLYYVHSGSVKVVVNRNLTRGRTTSPEYVTKLVSPGEFFGYKALVRGSPSSSMAKAIKPTTVWLYPKDVVLTGLQQASPLLKMLLQQAVSDIESYEITNQLHYLASVQERIAYQLVVLADKFGVQTPAGISLNLKLTRNEFAQLASTINESLSRHLTEFKNEGLIELNGKEIIIKDMKSLMAKSGNFKI from the coding sequence ATGCAAACACAGACAGTTCTTAATGCGGGTTCCGTCGGAGTTATTGGGAATACAGAAAGTAGTACAGTGATTTCAACAGCTTCGGAGCTACCCTATGAAATCATTCAGCTCAAGGAAGGAGATATCCTCTATAAAGAGGGAGACACGTCTAAGGGTCTTTACTATGTCCACAGTGGTTCGGTGAAGGTGGTTGTAAACAGAAACTTGACCCGTGGCCGAACAACATCCCCAGAGTATGTTACCAAACTGGTATCACCTGGTGAGTTCTTTGGTTACAAAGCCCTTGTAAGAGGTTCACCATCGTCTTCGATGGCAAAGGCCATCAAGCCCACAACCGTCTGGTTGTATCCAAAAGATGTGGTTTTGACCGGACTTCAGCAGGCGTCGCCTTTGTTGAAAATGCTCCTTCAGCAGGCCGTGTCTGATATCGAAAGTTACGAAATTACAAATCAATTACACTACTTGGCTTCAGTTCAAGAGCGCATCGCGTACCAATTGGTCGTGTTGGCGGATAAGTTCGGGGTGCAAACTCCGGCTGGCATTTCCTTGAATTTGAAACTAACTCGCAACGAGTTTGCGCAGTTGGCAAGCACCATCAATGAATCTTTATCGCGTCACCTGACGGAGTTCAAAAACGAAGGTTTGATCGAGCTCAACGGTAAAGAAATTATTATCAAAGACATGAAATCTTTGATGGCGAAGTCCGGAAACTTCAAAATCTAG